One genomic window of Mogibacterium diversum includes the following:
- the polA gene encoding DNA polymerase I, with product MRLVIIDGNSLLFRAYFAMRPMMTKEGVYTHGVYAFINMLNKILGDYTPDYIAVCFDMKAKTFRHKQYEEYKAGRQQTPIELLSQIPLMHDVLDAMNISVFEKETYEADDLIGTITSEASRRGIESIIITGDKDELQLIDKNTKVVINKKGMTEFDIYDEAAMIDRYSLTPKQFIDLKGLMGDKSDNIPGVPGIGEKKGIALLKEYGSVEGVLENADKIKGKLGENVRANKEMATLSKSLATIRRDVPLDYEFDDLKFVKPNYDELLNIYRSLEFNSLIKKLDSSEHEAVTEIKKSGANIFDEYSKYNHVDPSKFYDRVSSGSDVVITFKGDNNHSSMPMLDSVSLLSAEEKIITKIELSPLNVSSAIETLISRRYEYICYDIKPFIYTLLKYNINGLRIKHDAFVAEYLLDPNRSRYSLDKMLVKYTDFTFDESTDDSVHLLYILKVYEGQKKGIDENGLTTVYEECELPLIETMAAMESIGMKVDRAVLESVGIELDARIIDLENSIYEKAGQSFNIKSPKQLGVVLFEDMGIPYPGRGKKKTGYSTSVDVLEKLRDEQPIVNDILEYRKATKLKSTYIEGLIALIADDGKIHPHFNQTVAATGRISCTEPNLQNIPIRDEYGRYIRKAFVTSDENHTFIGADYSQIELRILAALSGDESLINAFNNNEDIHRITASRVFNVPLDQVTPLDRSRAKAVNFGVIYGMSGFGLSEELMISRAEAQRYIDDYFLKHTSVKAYLDEQIKIGERDYAVKTIMGRIRQIPEFASRKYMDRQFANRLAMNTPIQGSAADIIKLAMNSVYLELKDRNLKSKLVLQIHDELIIEAVNDELEIVKELLRRNMENAFELKVKLVCDMHTGSTWYDLK from the coding sequence ATGAGACTTGTAATAATCGATGGCAACAGCTTGCTTTTTAGGGCTTATTTTGCCATGAGACCAATGATGACAAAAGAAGGGGTGTACACACATGGTGTGTACGCCTTTATCAATATGCTTAATAAAATATTAGGCGATTATACTCCTGACTACATTGCTGTTTGCTTTGATATGAAGGCTAAGACGTTTAGACATAAACAATATGAGGAATATAAAGCAGGTAGACAGCAGACACCGATTGAACTTCTTTCCCAGATTCCTCTCATGCATGATGTACTAGATGCTATGAATATTTCTGTTTTCGAAAAGGAAACATACGAAGCAGATGATTTAATAGGTACAATTACATCTGAAGCTTCGAGAAGAGGCATAGAGTCAATCATAATTACGGGTGACAAAGATGAACTTCAGCTAATTGATAAGAATACTAAGGTCGTAATCAATAAGAAGGGTATGACCGAATTTGACATATATGATGAAGCTGCGATGATAGATCGATATTCGTTGACTCCAAAGCAGTTTATTGATCTAAAAGGTCTCATGGGAGATAAATCCGATAATATTCCTGGTGTTCCCGGAATTGGTGAAAAGAAAGGAATCGCTCTTCTTAAGGAATACGGTTCAGTTGAAGGTGTTCTAGAGAACGCTGATAAGATTAAAGGTAAGCTTGGTGAAAATGTTAGGGCTAATAAAGAAATGGCAACACTTTCAAAGTCGCTTGCTACCATTAGACGCGATGTGCCACTTGATTACGAGTTTGATGATTTAAAATTTGTTAAGCCTAACTATGATGAACTCCTCAATATATATAGAAGTCTTGAATTTAATAGTCTGATAAAAAAATTAGATTCATCAGAACATGAAGCAGTAACAGAAATTAAGAAATCAGGCGCTAATATATTTGATGAATATTCTAAATATAATCATGTAGATCCTTCAAAATTCTATGACAGAGTAAGTTCAGGAAGTGATGTCGTTATAACGTTTAAAGGAGATAATAACCACTCGAGCATGCCTATGCTTGATAGTGTTTCGCTCTTGTCGGCTGAAGAGAAGATTATTACTAAAATTGAACTATCACCGCTTAACGTTTCTTCGGCTATTGAAACGCTTATAAGTAGACGATATGAGTATATCTGCTATGACATCAAACCATTTATATATACGTTACTTAAATATAATATAAATGGTTTACGAATAAAACATGATGCATTTGTTGCAGAATATCTTTTAGATCCGAATAGAAGCAGATATTCCTTAGATAAAATGCTCGTTAAGTATACTGATTTTACCTTTGATGAATCAACTGATGACTCCGTTCATTTGTTATATATATTAAAAGTATATGAAGGTCAGAAAAAAGGAATAGATGAGAATGGGCTCACCACTGTATATGAAGAATGTGAGCTTCCACTTATTGAAACTATGGCAGCTATGGAATCTATCGGCATGAAGGTAGATAGGGCTGTGCTAGAATCTGTTGGAATAGAGCTCGATGCAAGAATAATTGATTTGGAAAATTCAATTTATGAAAAAGCAGGACAGTCATTCAATATTAAATCGCCTAAACAACTGGGTGTGGTATTATTCGAAGATATGGGAATTCCTTATCCTGGTCGTGGTAAAAAGAAGACTGGATACTCTACATCGGTAGATGTTTTAGAGAAGCTGAGAGACGAGCAGCCTATAGTTAATGATATTCTGGAGTATAGAAAGGCCACTAAGCTAAAAAGCACATACATAGAAGGCCTTATTGCTCTTATAGCTGACGATGGCAAAATCCATCCGCATTTTAACCAGACTGTTGCAGCTACAGGTCGTATCAGCTGCACTGAACCTAATCTACAAAATATTCCAATCCGTGATGAATATGGTCGTTATATCAGAAAGGCTTTCGTGACTAGTGACGAGAATCACACATTCATAGGCGCGGATTATTCACAGATTGAATTGAGAATATTAGCGGCGCTCAGTGGTGATGAATCTTTGATAAATGCTTTTAATAATAACGAAGATATACATCGGATAACCGCGTCGAGGGTATTTAATGTGCCACTAGATCAAGTAACACCGCTTGATAGATCTAGAGCAAAGGCGGTAAATTTCGGGGTTATTTATGGAATGAGTGGATTCGGGTTAAGTGAAGAGCTCATGATTTCTAGAGCTGAAGCTCAGCGTTATATCGATGATTACTTTTTAAAGCATACGTCTGTCAAAGCTTATCTCGATGAACAGATTAAAATAGGTGAGCGTGACTACGCTGTAAAGACAATAATGGGGCGCATTAGACAGATTCCTGAATTTGCTTCACGTAAATATATGGATCGTCAGTTCGCAAATAGATTGGCAATGAATACACCTATTCAAGGAAGTGCGGCCGACATAATCAAATTGGCAATGAACAGTGTGTATCTCGAGCTTAAGGATAGAAACTTAAAATCAAAACTGGTTCTTCAAATTCACGATGAATTAATTATTGAAGCGGTTAATGACGAGCTCGAAATAGTCAAAGAATTGCTAAGACGTAATATGGAAAATGCTTTTGAACTTAAGGTTAAGCTGGTATGTGATATGCATACTGGTAGCACTTGGTATGATTTAAAATAG
- a CDS encoding P1 family peptidase, which translates to MGFKRIDVRDIDGFKLGNAENQSAGTGCTVIISENGAVAGVDVRGGGPATRETDLLKSENTVQAVNAVVLSGGSAFGLEAGSGVMKYLEEKGIGFKVGERNVPIVTQASLYDLDVGSGDVRPDLNMGAQACINAYEGIFDHGNHGAGTGASVGKFYGMDRAMKSALGTFACSDDVLEVGAITAVNAFGDVYNGNNNIIAGLLSKDKEYIKGSISVMKNHVHGEGGPEAPDIRDPFKNDEIVVTNEVDDDGDVNTEIDELSIKHDITDQQNSADIQTIKTSDYEAVSEEIEDNKEDSRSEIDEIESKIKELRAELESNSEHHDTLFKEDSVQGEPDHEPIPVEEMGYDVPFNTTLSCLITNAKLTKTQANKLASILHDGFARAIKPVHGTLDGDAIFVMTTNQVEVNFDAFAALATDILQYSVIDGALAATDAYGLKASRSIIGK; encoded by the coding sequence ATGGGCTTTAAGAGAATTGATGTAAGGGATATTGATGGCTTTAAACTAGGCAATGCTGAAAATCAAAGTGCAGGCACTGGTTGTACCGTCATTATATCTGAGAATGGTGCTGTAGCTGGAGTTGATGTAAGGGGCGGTGGTCCAGCCACTCGCGAGACGGACCTTCTAAAATCGGAAAATACTGTTCAGGCTGTTAACGCAGTGGTTTTGAGCGGTGGAAGCGCTTTTGGTCTTGAGGCAGGTTCAGGAGTAATGAAATACCTCGAAGAAAAAGGTATTGGCTTCAAGGTAGGGGAACGCAATGTTCCTATAGTTACTCAAGCTTCTCTTTATGACTTAGATGTTGGCTCGGGCGATGTCAGGCCTGATTTAAATATGGGAGCACAAGCATGCATAAATGCATATGAAGGAATTTTTGATCACGGAAATCATGGCGCAGGAACAGGTGCATCTGTAGGCAAATTCTATGGTATGGATAGAGCGATGAAATCCGCACTTGGAACTTTTGCTTGCTCTGATGATGTTCTTGAAGTCGGCGCAATTACTGCTGTCAATGCCTTTGGAGATGTTTATAACGGCAATAATAACATAATTGCAGGACTTTTAAGCAAAGATAAGGAATACATTAAAGGCTCTATTTCAGTGATGAAGAATCATGTGCATGGAGAAGGCGGACCGGAAGCACCAGACATTCGTGACCCATTTAAAAATGATGAAATAGTTGTTACAAACGAAGTAGATGATGATGGAGACGTTAACACAGAAATTGACGAATTATCTATTAAGCATGATATAACTGATCAACAAAATTCAGCAGATATACAAACTATCAAAACTTCAGATTATGAAGCTGTTAGCGAAGAAATTGAAGATAATAAAGAAGACAGTAGGTCAGAGATTGATGAAATCGAGTCTAAAATCAAAGAACTTCGTGCAGAGCTTGAGAGTAATTCTGAACATCATGACACGTTGTTTAAAGAAGACAGTGTACAGGGTGAACCTGATCATGAACCAATTCCAGTTGAAGAGATGGGATACGATGTTCCTTTTAACACGACGTTATCGTGCTTAATCACTAACGCCAAACTAACTAAAACTCAAGCGAATAAGCTAGCTTCAATTTTGCACGATGGTTTTGCGCGGGCTATAAAACCAGTTCACGGGACTCTTGACGGTGATGCAATATTTGTAATGACAACAAATCAAGTAGAAGTTAATTTCGATGCTTTTGCAGCACTTGCAACAGATATTCTTCAGTATAGTGTAATTGATGGTGCGCTTGCGGCAACTGATGCTTATGGACTTAAGGCATCGCGTTCAATTATCGGTAAATAA
- a CDS encoding YebC/PmpR family DNA-binding transcriptional regulator, with translation MGRHGTIAGRKSAQDARRAAMFTKYTRQIIVAAKDGGDPEFNSSLRVAIDKAKAIGMPNDNINRAIKKGTGELAGESYEELLFEGYGPSGVAVIVEALTDNKNRTAAFVRSTFDKNGGNLGTPGCVSYMFSRKGVIFIEKTDSLDEDTVMMEALEAGAEDMIVNQDNFEVRTEATDYHAVLEALKAAGYEIAESEVEFIPSMESKVDDESAIKALHKLIDTLDDNDDVQRVSYNCDLPDME, from the coding sequence GTGGGTAGACATGGTACGATTGCAGGTAGAAAATCTGCACAGGATGCAAGAAGAGCAGCGATGTTCACGAAGTATACAAGACAGATTATTGTCGCAGCAAAGGATGGTGGCGACCCTGAGTTTAACTCATCACTTAGAGTTGCAATAGATAAGGCAAAAGCTATAGGCATGCCTAATGATAATATTAATAGAGCTATCAAGAAAGGTACTGGTGAGTTAGCAGGCGAATCGTATGAGGAACTGTTATTTGAAGGTTACGGTCCATCTGGTGTCGCTGTGATTGTTGAAGCTCTAACTGATAATAAAAATAGAACAGCTGCATTTGTAAGATCGACATTTGATAAAAATGGTGGAAATCTCGGCACTCCAGGATGCGTATCTTATATGTTTTCTAGAAAAGGTGTAATATTCATCGAGAAGACTGACAGTCTTGACGAGGATACAGTTATGATGGAAGCACTTGAAGCAGGAGCTGAGGATATGATTGTTAATCAGGATAACTTCGAAGTAAGAACAGAAGCTACTGATTATCATGCAGTCCTTGAGGCACTAAAGGCAGCAGGATATGAAATTGCTGAATCCGAAGTAGAGTTTATACCATCAATGGAATCAAAGGTTGATGATGAGTCTGCGATAAAGGCTCTTCATAAGCTAATTGATACACTTGATGATAATGATGATGTGCAGAGAGTTTCTTATAACTGTGACCTGCCTGATATGGAATAA
- a CDS encoding 2-hydroxyacyl-CoA dehydratase produces MRLGIDVGSTTVKLIVLDDSNSIVYSRYERHMSNVFDKVAELLTDMTKELGDIEVNAVITGSGGMALAQILGIKFEQEVIACSKAIETIIPMTDVAIELGGEDAKITFFESTIEQRMNGACAGGTGAFIDQMAVLLHTDAQGLNEAAKEHTMIYPIASRCGVFAKTDIQPLINDGAKTSDIAASIFQAVVNQMISGLACGHPIRGHVAFLGGPLQYLSELRKRFVETLGLSEDEVIFPENAKYFVAIGAAILAEKETKQVELNKLIDLVKKADPASAGGTVYLDPLFENKEELEEFRARHAKAKVKRADISEQSGPLFLGIDAGSTTTKAALINKDKELVFEYYQSNEGDPLNVVRNIMTEIYDKMPESAFIGRSVVTGYGEGLIKAAYRLDGGEIETMAHYKAAEEFLPGVTFILDIGGQDMKCMKIKDGAINNIMLNEACSAGCGSFIETFAKSVNTSVEEFAEDALESRMPVDLGTRCTVFMNSKVKQAQKEGATVADISAGLSYSVIKNALYKVMKLRNPSETGDKVVVQGGTFLNEAVLRSIELVLGKDVVRPDASGLMGAYGAAIIGSNEYVDGEKSSVLTKDELDGFSVETSNDRCQKCGNHCLLTISTFSDGNKYVSGNRCEKGAGETVEPHNNPDLYKEKLKLLFGRRNLKQEEAKRGIIGIPRVLNMYEDYPFWHSFFTTLGFSIVLSPQSSKKLYESGMDSISSDTACYPAKITHGHIKWLVNKGVKRIFYPCVNFEVIEDKTAANHYNCPIVATYPEVIDKNMADLFYENNVEFYHPFLPYDNDDRMVEELYKFFSGKRKIDVDRANHTDSINRFENDTRIYSLFGLNLSRSELREAIRAGRKAYQEFKDDMNKLGDDALKFMEENNKKGIILSGRPYHLDPEINHGINNVINQQDMVVLTEDSVSNKIDIARDVRVLDQWTYHSRLYKAAVFAGKRDDLELVQLNSFGCGLDAVTTDEVDELLGQNNKLHTVLKIDEGSNLGAAKIRIRSLKAALDERDKAGTHSEGLNEPYKRVIFTPEMREEYTLLVPQMSPLHFQYFTPILRAAGYKAELLPEATKNSEEEGLRYINNDACYPTIVTLGQIISALKSGKYDLNKVGVFMSQTGGGCRASNYVALLRKALKDLGMEQVPVISFNTAGLEKNPGFKITPKMGLSLVFAVNYGDLIMKCLYRTRPYEKVKGSAEKIMHNWHDRIVENVLNCKASTFKKNIKMIVKEYDTLPIYEDVKKPRVGVVGEILVKYHPNANNNLVEIIEEEGGEAVVPSFIDFFEYGMLNKQFNFKNLSGSRKEMIFNSAALKAIEHYREYVRKACRASERFEPDHYIEETALNAENILSVGNQCGEGWLLTGEMVDLINSGVKNILCLQPFACLPNHVTGKGMIKVLRSYDEDANIVAIDYDPGASHVNQLNRIKMMMSTAFKNLEKK; encoded by the coding sequence ATGAGATTAGGTATTGATGTTGGATCTACGACGGTAAAACTTATCGTTTTAGATGATTCAAATAGTATTGTGTATTCTAGGTATGAACGTCATATGTCGAATGTTTTCGACAAAGTTGCTGAGCTTCTCACGGATATGACAAAGGAGCTTGGCGATATTGAAGTTAATGCAGTTATCACCGGTTCAGGTGGTATGGCATTAGCACAGATTTTAGGAATAAAATTCGAACAGGAAGTAATTGCATGTAGCAAAGCAATCGAAACAATAATTCCGATGACAGACGTAGCTATTGAGCTTGGCGGAGAAGATGCCAAGATTACTTTCTTCGAGTCAACTATTGAGCAAAGAATGAATGGTGCGTGTGCAGGTGGAACCGGCGCATTTATCGACCAGATGGCGGTACTTCTTCATACTGATGCACAAGGCCTCAATGAAGCTGCGAAAGAGCATACGATGATTTATCCGATTGCATCAAGGTGCGGAGTATTTGCAAAAACTGATATTCAGCCGCTTATAAATGATGGTGCAAAAACCTCGGATATCGCAGCCTCAATTTTTCAGGCAGTTGTAAATCAGATGATCAGCGGACTAGCATGTGGTCATCCTATAAGAGGTCATGTTGCGTTTCTTGGCGGTCCTCTTCAGTATTTATCTGAACTTAGAAAGAGATTTGTTGAGACTCTTGGACTTAGTGAGGATGAGGTTATTTTTCCTGAAAATGCAAAATACTTCGTTGCCATTGGAGCAGCAATTCTTGCTGAAAAAGAGACTAAGCAGGTAGAACTTAATAAGTTAATTGACTTAGTGAAAAAAGCTGATCCTGCTTCAGCTGGTGGAACTGTTTATCTTGATCCGTTATTTGAGAATAAAGAAGAACTTGAAGAGTTTAGAGCAAGGCATGCCAAAGCTAAAGTAAAAAGAGCTGATATATCAGAACAGTCTGGTCCTTTGTTCCTTGGAATCGATGCTGGATCAACTACAACTAAAGCGGCACTTATCAATAAGGATAAGGAGCTCGTTTTCGAGTACTATCAGAGCAATGAAGGAGACCCATTAAACGTTGTTCGTAACATAATGACAGAGATTTACGATAAGATGCCCGAAAGTGCTTTTATTGGGAGATCAGTTGTTACTGGTTACGGTGAAGGTTTGATAAAAGCAGCTTATAGGCTTGATGGTGGCGAAATTGAGACGATGGCTCACTATAAAGCAGCTGAAGAATTTCTTCCAGGCGTTACATTTATCCTCGATATCGGTGGACAGGATATGAAATGCATGAAGATTAAAGACGGTGCAATCAATAACATTATGCTTAACGAGGCTTGCTCAGCTGGATGCGGATCATTTATCGAGACATTTGCTAAATCTGTAAATACAAGCGTTGAGGAGTTTGCTGAGGATGCACTTGAATCTAGGATGCCGGTAGATCTCGGTACTAGGTGTACTGTATTCATGAATTCGAAAGTTAAGCAGGCGCAGAAAGAAGGGGCTACAGTTGCTGATATTTCAGCCGGATTATCTTATTCAGTTATTAAAAATGCGTTATACAAAGTTATGAAGCTAAGAAATCCTAGTGAGACAGGGGACAAGGTTGTAGTTCAGGGTGGTACTTTCTTAAATGAGGCTGTTTTAAGAAGTATTGAGCTTGTGTTAGGCAAGGATGTAGTCAGACCAGATGCTTCTGGACTCATGGGTGCCTATGGTGCAGCTATTATAGGATCAAATGAATATGTTGATGGTGAAAAGTCGAGCGTCCTAACTAAGGACGAACTAGATGGTTTTTCAGTTGAAACTAGTAATGACAGATGTCAGAAATGTGGTAACCACTGTCTTCTGACGATATCAACATTCTCTGACGGCAATAAGTATGTATCGGGAAATAGATGTGAAAAGGGAGCTGGCGAGACAGTTGAACCACATAATAATCCTGATTTATATAAAGAGAAACTAAAGCTTTTGTTCGGTAGAAGAAATTTAAAACAAGAAGAAGCAAAACGCGGAATAATAGGTATTCCTCGTGTACTTAATATGTACGAAGATTACCCATTCTGGCATAGTTTCTTTACAACATTAGGATTTAGCATAGTATTAAGCCCTCAGAGCTCTAAGAAACTGTATGAATCTGGTATGGATAGTATCTCATCAGATACTGCTTGTTACCCTGCAAAAATCACACACGGTCACATCAAATGGCTAGTTAATAAAGGTGTGAAGAGGATATTTTATCCATGTGTTAACTTTGAGGTTATCGAGGATAAGACTGCTGCAAACCATTATAATTGTCCAATAGTAGCCACATATCCTGAGGTTATAGATAAGAATATGGCAGACTTATTCTACGAAAATAATGTGGAGTTTTATCACCCATTCCTGCCATATGATAACGACGATAGAATGGTTGAAGAGCTCTATAAATTCTTCTCTGGAAAGAGAAAGATTGACGTTGATAGAGCAAATCACACTGATTCGATAAATCGTTTTGAAAATGATACGAGAATTTATAGCTTATTCGGATTAAACCTATCTAGATCTGAACTTAGAGAGGCTATCAGAGCTGGTAGAAAAGCTTACCAAGAATTTAAGGATGATATGAACAAACTCGGTGACGATGCTCTTAAGTTTATGGAGGAAAACAACAAGAAGGGTATTATTCTTTCAGGTAGACCTTATCACTTGGATCCTGAAATTAATCACGGAATTAATAATGTAATCAATCAGCAGGATATGGTTGTCCTCACAGAAGATTCCGTTTCGAATAAGATTGATATTGCTCGTGATGTCAGAGTGCTTGATCAATGGACATACCATTCTAGGCTATATAAAGCGGCTGTTTTTGCAGGAAAGAGAGATGATCTTGAACTTGTTCAGCTCAACTCGTTTGGCTGTGGACTAGATGCTGTAACTACAGATGAAGTTGATGAACTATTAGGTCAGAACAATAAACTTCATACTGTGCTTAAGATAGATGAAGGATCAAATTTAGGTGCAGCCAAGATCAGAATCAGATCACTAAAGGCTGCGCTTGATGAGAGAGATAAGGCCGGAACTCATTCAGAGGGTTTAAATGAACCATATAAGAGGGTAATATTTACACCGGAGATGAGAGAAGAGTATACGCTTCTCGTCCCTCAGATGTCTCCGCTTCATTTCCAGTATTTCACACCGATTTTACGTGCAGCTGGATACAAGGCAGAACTGCTACCTGAAGCAACTAAAAATTCAGAAGAAGAGGGTTTAAGATATATCAACAATGATGCTTGCTATCCAACTATAGTTACATTAGGACAGATTATTTCTGCTTTAAAATCTGGCAAATATGATCTAAATAAAGTTGGTGTGTTCATGTCACAGACTGGTGGTGGATGCAGAGCTAGTAACTATGTTGCACTTCTACGTAAGGCTCTCAAGGATCTTGGAATGGAGCAGGTTCCTGTAATTTCCTTTAATACAGCAGGGCTTGAAAAAAATCCAGGTTTTAAAATAACTCCTAAAATGGGTTTAAGCCTTGTGTTTGCCGTTAACTATGGCGATTTAATAATGAAATGCTTATATCGTACAAGACCATATGAAAAGGTTAAAGGCAGTGCAGAGAAAATTATGCACAATTGGCATGATAGAATAGTTGAGAATGTTTTAAACTGTAAGGCGAGTACCTTTAAGAAGAACATAAAAATGATTGTTAAGGAGTATGACACTCTGCCAATTTATGAAGATGTTAAAAAGCCTAGAGTTGGTGTTGTAGGAGAGATACTAGTTAAGTATCATCCAAACGCTAATAACAACCTCGTTGAGATCATCGAAGAAGAGGGCGGAGAAGCAGTGGTACCTAGCTTTATTGATTTCTTTGAATATGGCATGCTCAATAAGCAGTTTAACTTCAAGAACCTTTCTGGTTCTCGTAAAGAGATGATTTTCAATAGTGCAGCTTTAAAGGCTATTGAGCACTATAGAGAGTATGTAAGAAAAGCTTGTAGAGCTAGTGAAAGGTTTGAACCAGATCACTATATAGAAGAGACGGCACTTAATGCTGAAAACATTCTTTCTGTTGGTAACCAGTGTGGAGAAGGATGGCTCCTAACGGGAGAGATGGTAGATTTAATAAATTCTGGGGTTAAAAATATTCTTTGCCTACAGCCGTTTGCGTGTCTACCTAATCATGTTACAGGTAAGGGCATGATTAAAGTTCTTCGAAGCTATGATGAGGATGCAAACATTGTGGCTATAGACTACGACCCTGGTGCAAGCCATGTAAATCAGTTAAATAGAATCAAGATGATGATGTCTACGGCTTTCAAAAATCTTGAAAAGAAGTAG
- a CDS encoding tRNA (adenine(22)-N(1))-methyltransferase has translation MKISDRIKAICGAVTSGETIADIGTDHAYVPLILYKNNVSPHVIMCDISAGSLSKAKKSFTDAEIDMPESSFRVGDGIDVIEKGEVDVLIIAGLGGVTIVDILSNDIDKLQSFKKLILQPRNNSGPLRSFLYRYGFDITDNKLVKEGKFSCEVIVAVRTSNINRENGSSSERELPYKDTDIRWRYPEGIINNDALVVSKRLGHAIENHKREIENLRRAKHDQSDRIAMLKKELNYLYTLLGE, from the coding sequence ATGAAGATTAGTGACAGAATAAAAGCAATATGCGGTGCTGTCACATCTGGAGAGACAATTGCGGACATAGGCACAGATCATGCCTATGTCCCATTAATTCTATATAAAAATAATGTTTCTCCACATGTGATTATGTGCGATATTAGTGCTGGCTCTCTATCAAAAGCCAAAAAAAGTTTTACCGATGCCGAAATTGATATGCCTGAATCATCATTTAGAGTGGGTGATGGGATTGATGTAATCGAAAAAGGGGAAGTCGATGTCCTTATCATTGCTGGACTTGGCGGGGTAACTATTGTAGATATTCTTTCAAATGATATCGATAAATTGCAGAGCTTTAAAAAACTAATTTTACAGCCTCGTAACAATAGTGGTCCATTAAGAAGTTTCTTATATAGATATGGGTTCGATATTACCGATAACAAGCTCGTAAAAGAGGGTAAATTTTCATGTGAAGTTATTGTAGCTGTTAGAACATCAAATATTAACAGAGAAAATGGTTCAAGCTCCGAAAGGGAGCTACCTTATAAAGATACTGATATAAGATGGCGATATCCAGAAGGCATTATAAACAATGATGCGTTAGTGGTTAGTAAAAGACTTGGTCATGCTATAGAGAATCACAAAAGGGAAATTGAAAACCTTAGACGCGCGAAACACGACCAAAGTGATAGAATAGCTATGCTTAAAAAGGAGCTTAATTATCTGTACACATTACTAGGGGAATAA
- the rpoD gene encoding RNA polymerase sigma factor RpoD has protein sequence MPKKEATETPANERVEQAVEEIMRLSENTGNEITLAEIGEHLSRIKLNKDQIDEVYDLVEKNGISIVDTREPNGNELEDVEEDDVDVDDGLVLKTNGEIDVDATVPKSLPTDDAVRMYLKEIGKVPLLTGAEERELAIRMEQGDEEAKKKLCESNLRLVVSIAKRYLNRGLSFLDLIQEGNLGLIKAVDKFDYTKGYKFSTYATWWIRQAITRSIADQARTIRIPVHMVETINKLIRISRQLLQELGREPTSEEIAKEMGITVEKVREIKKISQDPVSLETPIGEEEDSHLGDFIPDDDVPAPVEAAAYSMLKEQLMEVLDTLSDREKKVLMLRFGLEDGRPRTLEEVGKEFNVTRERIRQIEAKALRKLRHPSRSKKLRDYLE, from the coding sequence ATGCCAAAGAAAGAAGCAACCGAAACACCAGCTAATGAGCGCGTTGAACAGGCTGTGGAAGAGATTATGAGACTCTCTGAAAACACTGGCAATGAAATAACTCTAGCTGAGATTGGAGAACATCTATCGAGAATAAAACTAAATAAAGATCAGATAGATGAAGTCTACGACTTGGTGGAAAAAAATGGGATTAGCATAGTTGATACAAGGGAACCTAACGGCAACGAACTTGAAGATGTTGAGGAAGATGACGTAGATGTTGATGATGGACTAGTTCTTAAGACAAATGGTGAAATTGATGTAGATGCAACTGTTCCTAAATCGCTACCTACTGATGATGCAGTTAGAATGTATCTCAAGGAGATTGGTAAAGTACCTCTTCTTACAGGAGCAGAAGAGCGAGAACTTGCAATCCGCATGGAACAAGGCGACGAGGAAGCTAAGAAGAAGCTGTGTGAATCAAACTTAAGACTTGTTGTAAGTATTGCTAAAAGATATCTAAACAGAGGACTCAGCTTTCTTGATCTTATTCAAGAAGGTAATCTCGGTTTGATTAAGGCTGTTGATAAATTTGACTATACGAAAGGATACAAATTCTCGACCTATGCTACTTGGTGGATAAGACAAGCAATTACTCGATCGATTGCTGATCAGGCTAGGACGATTAGAATTCCTGTTCATATGGTTGAAACCATCAATAAATTAATCAGAATATCTAGACAGTTGCTTCAAGAGCTTGGGCGTGAACCTACTTCTGAAGAAATCGCTAAAGAGATGGGGATAACAGTAGAAAAGGTTAGGGAAATAAAGAAAATTTCTCAGGATCCAGTTTCGCTCGAGACACCGATTGGTGAAGAAGAAGATAGCCACCTTGGTGATTTTATTCCTGATGATGATGTACCAGCACCAGTAGAAGCAGCTGCATATTCAATGCTTAAGGAGCAGCTGATGGAGGTTCTTGACACGCTATCAGATAGAGAAAAGAAAGTTCTCATGCTTAGATTTGGACTCGAGGATGGAAGACCACGTACTCTTGAAGAGGTTGGTAAAGAGTTTAACGTTACAAGAGAACGAATCAGACAGATTGAAGCTAAGGCACTTAGAAAGCTTCGTCATCCTAGCAGAAGCAAGAAGCTGAGAGATTACCTGGAGTAA